One stretch of Chitinophaga pendula DNA includes these proteins:
- a CDS encoding helix-turn-helix domain-containing protein translates to MYANRSEEIFANYLALIDQHLDDLVHDRIDTMYELRDFAERLYIHPTHLSNVIKQLTGNHPCYYYEEKLVAVAKNLLSNPTNSIADVALKLTYDPSNFTKWFKSYAGMSPSVYRKQLAQSTLDKVLQPVQV, encoded by the coding sequence ATGTATGCTAACAGAAGCGAAGAAATATTTGCCAACTACCTGGCCCTGATCGATCAGCACCTGGATGACCTGGTACATGACCGCATCGATACTATGTATGAGCTAAGAGATTTTGCAGAGAGATTATATATCCATCCTACGCATCTCAGTAATGTAATCAAACAGCTGACGGGTAACCATCCCTGTTATTACTACGAGGAAAAGTTAGTAGCGGTGGCTAAAAACCTGCTTAGCAATCCGACTAATTCCATCGCAGACGTCGCACTTAAGCTGACGTACGATCCTTCCAATTTCACTAAGTGGTTCAAGTCCTATGCGGGTATGAGCCCTTCGGTCTACCGTAAACAACTTGCACAATCAACACTGGATAAGGTATTACAGCCTGTTCAGGTATAA